Proteins from a single region of Haloarcula laminariae:
- a CDS encoding site-specific integrase — MNLEEYENQDGMKVWLSESEVEQLIEQFDDTEKRIAIQLAARCGLRSAEVLNVAPAHVADTDAGTMLRVWESAKTDKYRETPVPPNLATTIRTVGDIRDEPADAPAVDATTRTLRNWIADTTDELESVTNDPGWSYVGMHDLRRTWATSLRSADVDAMVVCDWGGWDDLDTFLDHYRGTHSPEAQRREREKVDWL, encoded by the coding sequence ATGAACTTAGAAGAATACGAGAATCAGGACGGCATGAAGGTGTGGCTGTCCGAGAGCGAGGTCGAGCAGCTCATCGAGCAGTTCGACGATACCGAGAAGCGGATAGCGATACAGCTAGCCGCCCGATGTGGCCTGCGGTCGGCCGAGGTCCTGAACGTCGCACCGGCCCACGTCGCCGACACGGACGCCGGCACGATGCTCAGGGTGTGGGAGTCGGCCAAGACCGACAAGTACCGAGAGACGCCCGTGCCGCCGAATCTGGCTACCACTATCCGAACCGTCGGGGACATCCGCGACGAGCCCGCCGACGCCCCCGCCGTCGACGCGACGACCCGAACCCTGCGGAACTGGATAGCCGACACCACGGACGAGCTGGAGTCTGTGACAAATGACCCCGGCTGGAGCTACGTCGGGATGCACGACCTACGGCGTACCTGGGCGACCTCGCTCCGGTCTGCCGACGTGGACGCTATGGTCGTTTGCGACTGGGGCGGGTGGGACGATCTCGATACGTTCTTAGACCACTACAGGGGGACCCACAGCCCCGAAGCGCAGCGGAGGGAGCGGGAGAAAGTGGACTGGCTCTAA
- a CDS encoding ArsR family transcriptional regulator gives MTIWDDRILELARERDSVSPKELEDSGYFKISRTQISRRLGKLRDHHLLQHLGNGVYIITNRGEQYLDGEISTYEDEPDEVPDTNNGNGPAGTTEPGNAG, from the coding sequence ATGACCATATGGGATGACCGGATTCTAGAACTTGCTCGGGAACGGGATTCGGTTTCGCCAAAAGAGCTTGAGGATAGCGGCTATTTCAAAATCTCTCGGACACAGATTTCCCGCCGACTCGGGAAACTTCGGGACCACCACCTTCTACAGCATCTTGGCAACGGTGTGTATATCATCACGAATCGAGGAGAGCAGTATCTCGACGGCGAGATAAGTACCTACGAGGACGAGCCCGACGAAGTGCCGGACACCAACAACGGAAACGGGCCAGCAGGGACAACCGAACCAGGGAACGCGGGGTGA
- a CDS encoding winged helix-turn-helix domain-containing protein, with product MSADVDFDDASLVKSSTVREAVVDDLADGPATPSDIADACTHDISHVSRALREMRDADIVELLVSEERKKGRIYGLTDAGEAVVSFLDERGQSREGDDE from the coding sequence ATGAGCGCCGACGTGGACTTTGACGACGCTTCCCTGGTGAAGTCGAGTACGGTGCGGGAGGCTGTCGTCGACGACCTCGCCGACGGACCGGCTACCCCGTCCGACATCGCCGACGCCTGCACTCACGACATCTCGCACGTCTCCCGAGCCCTTCGGGAGATGCGAGACGCCGACATCGTGGAGCTTCTCGTCTCCGAGGAGCGCAAGAAGGGACGTATCTACGGCCTCACCGACGCTGGCGAGGCCGTCGTTTCGTTCCTCGACGAACGCGGGCAGAGTCGGGAGGGAGACGATGAGTAG
- a CDS encoding tyrosine-type recombinase/integrase, whose product MTDDLDPLTPEEGVERFLTHREPSVRKSTLQNAKTRLQYFLDWCDERDIENLNTLSGRDISDFVAWRRGDIAPITLQKQLSTIRQALRWWADIEAVDEGLSEKVHAPELPDGAESKDVHLDPGRATAALEYYGRHRYASREHALIALMWRTGMRRGAIWSLDVDDLEPDAHAVRLEHRIEEGTKLKNGEAGERWVYLGPKWFQILDDYVDNPDRVQGTDEYGREPLFTKDDGGRPAPQTIYKWVMRALHPCSYASCPHDRTPETCDARGRMANVAACPSSRSPHAVRRGAITHHLTEDTPPETVSERMDVSLDVLYQHYDARTEREKMDVRTDHLP is encoded by the coding sequence ATGACTGACGACCTCGACCCGCTGACGCCGGAGGAGGGTGTCGAGCGGTTCCTGACCCACCGGGAGCCGTCCGTTCGGAAGTCCACCCTCCAGAACGCGAAGACCCGGCTACAGTACTTCCTCGACTGGTGCGACGAGCGCGATATCGAGAACCTGAACACGCTCTCGGGCCGGGATATCTCGGATTTCGTGGCGTGGCGACGGGGCGATATCGCCCCCATCACGCTCCAGAAACAGCTATCGACTATCAGACAGGCGCTCCGCTGGTGGGCCGACATCGAGGCCGTCGACGAGGGACTGAGCGAGAAGGTCCACGCGCCCGAGCTGCCCGACGGAGCGGAGAGCAAGGACGTGCATCTCGACCCCGGCCGGGCGACTGCGGCCCTGGAGTACTACGGTCGGCATCGGTACGCCAGCCGGGAACACGCGCTTATCGCGCTCATGTGGCGTACCGGGATGCGCCGGGGCGCGATTTGGTCGCTCGATGTCGACGATCTGGAACCCGACGCCCACGCGGTACGCTTGGAACACCGTATTGAGGAGGGGACGAAGCTCAAGAACGGCGAGGCCGGCGAGCGGTGGGTCTATCTCGGCCCGAAGTGGTTCCAGATTCTCGACGACTACGTCGACAACCCGGACCGCGTCCAGGGCACGGACGAGTACGGCCGAGAGCCGCTGTTTACCAAGGACGACGGCGGCCGTCCTGCCCCGCAGACCATCTACAAGTGGGTGATGCGGGCGCTGCATCCGTGCAGCTACGCGAGTTGTCCGCACGACCGGACACCGGAGACGTGTGACGCTCGCGGCCGGATGGCGAACGTCGCGGCGTGCCCGTCGTCGCGGTCGCCCCACGCCGTCCGACGAGGGGCTATCACCCACCACCTGACGGAGGACACCCCACCGGAGACGGTGAGCGAGCGGATGGACGTATCGCTCGATGTGCTGTACCAGCACTACGACGCTCGAACCGAACGCGAGAAGATGGACGTGCGAACCGACCACCTGCCATAA
- a CDS encoding DUF7577 domain-containing protein → MLGSDWLYGAIALLVGIHILTMLYAYRRQGEPASGAAQSDPGATQPATSDEGTELVTCANCGTRNEPGYQFCRECIADMSSGTPQRPSRERPNAH, encoded by the coding sequence ATGCTCGGGAGTGACTGGCTGTACGGTGCCATCGCCCTGCTGGTCGGCATCCACATCCTGACCATGCTGTACGCCTATCGCCGCCAGGGCGAGCCGGCGAGCGGAGCCGCACAGTCCGACCCCGGGGCGACGCAGCCAGCCACCAGCGACGAGGGGACGGAGCTCGTCACCTGCGCCAACTGCGGTACGAGAAACGAGCCAGGCTACCAGTTCTGTCGGGAGTGTATCGCCGACATGTCGAGCGGCACGCCACAGCGTCCCTCGCGGGAGCGCCCCAACGCCCACTGA
- a CDS encoding DUF6735 family protein, producing MGQRALVVVPRSDGRYDCRHAHWGVTVDPLAQSTPLASDLSATAVLDEIDAGYDRLVVLGVTPRWYCVCWLDPTLSDHDDVALARTDDPDELRDRWTEAKSRAVDAVADGAAPDAARAMLLLGLARRADALYRPGDASFLRDDG from the coding sequence ATGGGCCAGCGCGCGCTCGTGGTCGTCCCGCGGTCGGACGGCCGCTACGACTGCCGACACGCCCACTGGGGCGTGACCGTCGACCCGCTTGCCCAGTCCACCCCGCTCGCCAGCGACCTATCGGCGACGGCCGTCCTCGACGAAATCGACGCCGGCTACGACCGGCTGGTCGTCCTCGGGGTGACCCCGCGCTGGTACTGCGTCTGCTGGCTCGACCCGACGCTGTCCGACCACGACGACGTCGCCCTGGCCCGGACGGACGACCCCGACGAGTTGCGCGACCGCTGGACCGAGGCCAAGAGCCGCGCTGTCGACGCCGTGGCCGACGGCGCCGCCCCCGACGCCGCGCGGGCGATGCTCCTGCTCGGACTGGCGCGCCGGGCCGACGCCCTCTACCGTCCCGGCGACGCGTCATTTTTACGCGACGACGGCTAA
- the nucS gene encoding endonuclease NucS: protein MTADSAVETLSYPEADTARDLVARAIDRGAMVTLFGRCTVEYDGRAASSLGPGDRHVTLKPDGAALVHTDEGQQPVNWQPPGCEHSVAVSDGALELHSERSNPAETLDVAFETVAHAAAFDVSDPEELAVSGTEADLKERILEDPSLVEPGFTPLATERATPAGAVDIYGEDDAGRTVVVELKRRRVGPDAVGQLGRYVDALERDLHAGTEVRGILVAPSVTDRARQLLAKRGLEFVSLEPT from the coding sequence GTGACTGCCGATAGCGCCGTCGAGACACTCTCGTACCCGGAGGCCGACACCGCCCGCGACCTGGTCGCCCGCGCCATCGACCGGGGCGCGATGGTGACGCTCTTTGGCCGGTGTACCGTCGAGTACGACGGCCGCGCGGCGAGTTCGCTCGGGCCGGGGGACCGCCACGTGACGCTGAAACCGGACGGGGCGGCGCTGGTCCACACCGACGAGGGCCAGCAGCCGGTCAACTGGCAGCCCCCCGGCTGTGAGCACTCCGTCGCCGTCAGCGACGGCGCCCTCGAACTCCACTCCGAGCGGTCGAACCCGGCGGAGACGCTCGACGTCGCCTTCGAGACCGTGGCCCACGCCGCCGCCTTCGACGTCAGCGACCCCGAGGAGCTGGCCGTCTCCGGGACCGAAGCCGACCTCAAAGAGCGCATCCTCGAGGACCCGTCCCTCGTCGAACCCGGCTTCACGCCGCTGGCGACCGAGCGGGCGACCCCCGCCGGCGCCGTCGACATCTACGGCGAGGACGACGCCGGTCGGACCGTCGTCGTCGAGCTGAAGCGGCGCCGCGTCGGGCCGGACGCGGTCGGACAGCTCGGCCGATACGTCGACGCCCTGGAGCGGGACCTCCACGCGGGGACCGAGGTCCGGGGCATCCTGGTCGCCCCGTCAGTGACCGACCGGGCGCGCCAGCTGCTCGCGAAGCGGGGCCTGGAGTTCGTCTCGCTCGAACCGACCTAG
- a CDS encoding HalOD1 output domain-containing protein codes for MNCSGGRTDEAPLVRRTRESDARTLAVVRAVAAAKNESPQSLAPLGNVVDPDALETVVDESDGATHVTFSYAGHRVVVSGEAVEVY; via the coding sequence ATGAACTGTAGTGGTGGTAGAACTGACGAGGCCCCGCTCGTCCGACGGACGAGGGAATCGGACGCACGGACGCTCGCCGTCGTTCGAGCCGTCGCGGCCGCCAAGAACGAAAGTCCCCAGTCGCTCGCCCCGCTCGGCAACGTGGTCGACCCCGACGCCCTGGAAACGGTGGTCGACGAGTCCGACGGCGCGACGCACGTGACCTTCAGCTACGCCGGCCACCGGGTCGTGGTGTCCGGCGAGGCAGTCGAGGTGTACTAG
- the mutS gene encoding DNA mismatch repair protein MutS, with protein sequence MDAALGPPAKMAELDDELTPMMAQYFELCERYDEALVLFQVGDFYEAFCAAAERVARLCEITLTQRTDSTGEYAMAGIPIDNAESYIETLLDAGYRVAIADQVEDPEEVSGVVERAVTRVVTPGTLTEAELLDGADSNYVAALAAGEAYGLALVDISTGACYATSVDAETAVADELRRFGPAEAIVGPDVDVDREAVFGGGCLVTEYDADAFDTERAETRIERYFGPPERLLAGDAERRACGALLAYAEYTRGKSGAVGPDGEPVDPDVDPEGTLDYLNHLTRYDPREYMLLDAVAVESLELFDRRSVRGHGNLTLVDTLDETACALGRRKLTDWLRRPLLDEDRIEARHEAVGELKRSPGTRERLSELLSQVYDIERLISRVSRGRANARDLRSLASTLSVVPEVREALAGSESRLLADLEATLDPLTETREEIEAAIRPDPPQQITEGGVIRAGYDDDLDELRSTEQSGKQWIDDLEASERECTGIDSLKVGHTAVHGYYIEVTNANLDSVPEDYQRRQTLKNSERYYTPELKEREEEILRAEAAADDLEYELFCRVRDQVAEEAERVQALADKLARLDTLVAFGEVAATRGYCRPAVGADGIDIEAGRHPVVERTEESFVPNDTHLGGEAADGDGTARPRFVVLTGPNMSGKSTYMRQVALCCVLAQTGSFVPASSADLPVLDRVFTRVGASDDIAGGRSTFMIEMTELSTILTEATADSLVLLDEVGRGTSTADGLAIARAVTDYLHDEVGAYTLFATHHHDLTAAADELSGVANRHFGTSREGGAVVFDHELADGPAAASYGVEVAAMAGVPEPVVESARERLADDEAPPAETGSRAGQTSERGEAAGAALGDDPELAALLRDVDVATMTPLEALNTLSDLVTHAERRLGNQ encoded by the coding sequence ATGGACGCGGCGCTCGGGCCACCGGCGAAGATGGCCGAGCTGGACGACGAGCTGACGCCGATGATGGCTCAGTACTTCGAGCTGTGCGAGCGCTACGACGAGGCGCTCGTCCTCTTTCAGGTGGGGGACTTCTACGAGGCCTTCTGTGCGGCCGCAGAGCGGGTCGCCCGGCTGTGTGAGATAACGCTGACCCAGCGGACGGACTCGACCGGCGAGTACGCGATGGCGGGCATCCCCATCGACAACGCCGAATCGTACATCGAGACGCTGCTGGACGCGGGCTATCGGGTCGCCATCGCCGACCAGGTCGAGGACCCCGAGGAGGTAAGCGGCGTCGTCGAGCGGGCCGTCACGCGGGTCGTGACGCCGGGGACGCTGACGGAGGCGGAGCTGCTGGACGGGGCCGACAGCAACTACGTCGCGGCCCTGGCCGCCGGCGAGGCGTACGGCCTCGCGCTGGTCGACATCTCGACGGGCGCGTGTTACGCGACCAGCGTGGACGCCGAGACGGCCGTGGCCGACGAACTGCGCCGGTTCGGCCCGGCCGAAGCCATCGTCGGGCCCGACGTCGACGTTGACCGGGAGGCGGTCTTCGGCGGTGGCTGTCTCGTCACCGAGTACGACGCCGACGCCTTCGACACCGAGCGCGCCGAGACGCGCATCGAGCGGTATTTCGGCCCGCCCGAGCGGCTGCTGGCGGGCGACGCCGAGCGGCGGGCCTGTGGCGCGTTGCTCGCCTACGCCGAGTACACCCGCGGGAAGTCGGGGGCGGTCGGTCCCGACGGCGAGCCGGTCGACCCCGACGTCGACCCGGAGGGCACCCTGGATTACCTGAACCACCTCACGCGGTACGACCCCCGCGAGTACATGCTGCTTGACGCGGTCGCCGTCGAGAGCCTGGAGCTGTTCGACCGGCGCTCGGTTCGCGGTCACGGGAACCTGACACTCGTGGACACGCTCGACGAGACGGCCTGTGCGCTGGGCCGGCGCAAGCTCACGGACTGGCTGCGCCGGCCGCTGCTGGACGAAGACCGAATCGAGGCGCGACACGAGGCCGTCGGCGAACTGAAGCGCAGCCCGGGGACCCGCGAGCGGCTGTCCGAGTTGCTCTCGCAGGTGTACGACATTGAGCGGCTCATCTCGCGGGTGTCCCGCGGCCGGGCGAACGCGCGGGATCTGCGCTCGCTGGCCTCGACGCTGTCGGTGGTACCCGAGGTCCGCGAGGCGCTGGCCGGGTCGGAATCGCGGCTGCTCGCTGACCTGGAGGCGACGCTCGACCCGCTGACCGAGACCCGCGAGGAAATCGAGGCGGCCATCCGGCCCGACCCGCCCCAGCAGATAACCGAGGGCGGCGTGATTCGGGCGGGGTACGACGACGACCTGGACGAACTGCGCTCGACGGAGCAGTCGGGCAAGCAGTGGATAGACGACCTCGAAGCGAGCGAGCGCGAGTGCACCGGTATCGACTCGCTGAAGGTCGGCCACACGGCGGTGCATGGCTACTACATCGAGGTGACAAACGCCAACCTCGATTCGGTGCCCGAGGACTACCAGCGCCGCCAGACGCTGAAAAACAGCGAGCGCTACTACACGCCCGAGCTGAAAGAGCGCGAGGAGGAGATACTGCGGGCGGAGGCGGCGGCCGACGACCTGGAGTACGAGCTGTTCTGCCGGGTGCGCGACCAGGTCGCCGAGGAGGCCGAGCGCGTCCAGGCGCTCGCCGACAAACTCGCACGGCTCGACACCCTCGTCGCCTTCGGCGAGGTGGCCGCGACACGGGGGTACTGCCGCCCGGCCGTCGGCGCCGACGGCATCGACATCGAGGCCGGCCGCCACCCCGTCGTCGAGCGCACCGAGGAGTCGTTCGTCCCCAACGACACCCATCTGGGAGGCGAGGCGGCGGACGGTGACGGGACGGCACGGCCCCGCTTCGTCGTCCTCACCGGGCCGAACATGAGCGGGAAGTCCACCTACATGCGCCAGGTCGCGCTCTGTTGTGTCCTCGCTCAGACCGGCTCGTTCGTCCCGGCGTCGTCGGCCGACCTGCCCGTGCTCGACCGTGTCTTCACCCGCGTGGGCGCCAGCGACGACATCGCCGGCGGCCGCTCGACGTTCATGATAGAGATGACGGAGCTATCGACCATCCTGACGGAGGCGACGGCCGACTCGCTGGTCCTGCTTGACGAGGTCGGGCGGGGGACCTCGACGGCCGACGGGCTGGCTATCGCCCGCGCGGTCACCGACTACCTCCACGACGAGGTGGGCGCCTACACCCTCTTTGCGACCCATCACCACGACCTCACCGCGGCGGCCGACGAGCTGTCGGGCGTGGCCAACCGCCACTTCGGGACCAGTCGTGAAGGCGGGGCGGTCGTCTTCGACCACGAGCTGGCCGACGGGCCGGCCGCCGCCTCCTACGGCGTCGAGGTGGCGGCGATGGCCGGGGTGCCCGAGCCCGTCGTCGAGAGCGCGCGCGAGCGGCTGGCGGACGACGAGGCCCCGCCGGCCGAGACGGGCTCCCGAGCGGGACAGACATCTGAGCGGGGCGAGGCTGCCGGTGCGGCGCTGGGCGACGACCCCGAACTCGCCGCCCTGCTGCGGGACGTGGACGTGGCGACGATGACACCGCTCGAAGCGCTCAACACGCTGTCCGACCTTGTAACCCATGCCGAGCGGAGGCTAGGTAACCAGTAA
- a CDS encoding DUF5305 domain-containing protein, producing the protein MNGRTRRLQIAIGDNYALAVGILVVLAVSGGYLTYVTHADPGTVTETRERSEWQSTGQFSHQATVVNGTTALPEGAVLRNRTTYFRSITPELNGSFSYGYTASGGGNVSAETTVSLLLRSVESAENGNGNVYWAVERSLGNRTASLAPGEETAVPFSVNVSAATGEAERIDAEFGGTPGELQTVVVARTELSGTRNGRPVDVTRSYRLGIQPDGSVYRVDDPGPVTESDNRSERVTATAEYGWPRTVGVPLLALLCGGGAVGLVVARRRGQLSIDDHERELVAYRADREEFDDWITTGRVPEPSEAPSTVDVHSLEGLVDIAIDTENRVIEDTTRDIYLVLAGDRWYRYDPPRGTSRTRTGDSSETGDD; encoded by the coding sequence ATGAACGGGCGGACTCGACGACTACAGATAGCGATAGGGGACAACTACGCTCTCGCCGTGGGGATACTCGTGGTGCTTGCGGTGTCGGGTGGGTATCTGACCTACGTGACCCACGCGGACCCGGGAACGGTGACGGAGACCCGCGAGCGCAGCGAGTGGCAGTCGACCGGCCAGTTCAGCCATCAGGCAACCGTGGTAAACGGGACCACAGCGTTGCCGGAAGGGGCGGTACTACGGAACCGTACGACGTATTTCCGGTCGATAACTCCGGAGCTGAACGGGTCGTTTAGCTACGGCTACACCGCCAGCGGGGGAGGAAACGTCAGCGCCGAGACGACCGTCTCGCTGCTGTTGCGGTCGGTCGAGTCGGCCGAGAACGGCAACGGGAACGTGTACTGGGCGGTCGAGCGGAGCCTCGGCAACCGCACTGCTTCGCTGGCCCCGGGAGAGGAAACAGCGGTGCCGTTCTCCGTCAACGTCAGTGCCGCTACGGGGGAGGCGGAGCGAATCGACGCGGAGTTCGGTGGGACGCCCGGGGAGCTACAGACGGTCGTCGTGGCCAGGACGGAGCTGTCGGGGACACGAAACGGGCGGCCGGTCGACGTGACCCGAAGCTATCGGCTGGGGATTCAGCCGGACGGCAGCGTCTACCGCGTCGACGATCCCGGACCGGTTACCGAGTCGGACAACCGGAGCGAGCGAGTGACGGCCACAGCCGAGTACGGGTGGCCGAGAACCGTCGGTGTGCCGTTGCTGGCCCTGCTTTGTGGCGGCGGCGCGGTCGGGCTCGTCGTCGCACGGCGGCGGGGACAACTCAGTATCGACGACCACGAGCGCGAGTTGGTGGCCTATCGGGCGGACAGGGAGGAGTTCGACGACTGGATAACGACCGGGAGGGTCCCCGAGCCGAGCGAGGCCCCGTCGACGGTCGACGTCCACTCGCTCGAGGGGCTGGTGGACATCGCTATCGACACGGAAAACCGGGTCATCGAAGACACTACGCGGGACATATACCTCGTGTTAGCTGGAGACCGGTGGTACCGCTACGACCCGCCGAGGGGAACGAGCCGGACCCGCACCGGAGACAGCTCAGAGACAGGGGACGACTGA
- a CDS encoding signal peptidase I — protein MGLRRVGTLLGEAALVVFLVSMVLGQVLGQPVLLGFVTSGSMEPTIETGEGFVAIPAEIAGPVEEGDVVVFRSEEIQGGGLTTHRVVEETERGYVTRGDANPFTDQDGGEPPVSEAQVVAVAWQPGGAVVTIPGVGAAVTASQDAFGSVQRQLAGLFGTRSLLGTQGVAYLLLSLSVAGYLLDLYLDDERGRTRETERDTGVSLHLVVVVFSAAIVLSATAAMTVPAGPQTFDIVSAETDSPGPRVIEQGTNESVPYTTANGGFVPVVRYVEPVSDGVDVEPREAAVGPRSSVNGTLTLSAPPETGYYQHHVVEHRYLLVLPQSTIRSLYLIHPWLPVVVIDALLGGSFYAVGVAVGNSGRVRTRTRDGPSRFDRLRTWLR, from the coding sequence ATGGGACTGCGCAGGGTGGGGACCCTACTGGGGGAGGCAGCGCTAGTCGTTTTCCTCGTCTCGATGGTGCTGGGGCAGGTACTCGGCCAGCCGGTGCTTCTCGGGTTTGTCACCTCGGGAAGTATGGAGCCGACCATCGAGACCGGCGAGGGGTTCGTCGCGATTCCGGCGGAGATCGCCGGCCCCGTAGAGGAGGGCGACGTCGTCGTCTTCCGGTCCGAGGAGATACAGGGCGGCGGGCTCACGACCCACCGTGTCGTCGAGGAGACCGAACGAGGGTACGTGACGAGAGGCGACGCAAACCCCTTCACCGACCAGGACGGCGGCGAGCCGCCGGTCAGTGAGGCACAGGTCGTCGCTGTCGCCTGGCAACCCGGTGGGGCGGTGGTGACGATTCCGGGTGTCGGTGCCGCCGTCACCGCGTCCCAGGACGCGTTCGGGTCGGTCCAGCGCCAGTTGGCCGGGCTCTTTGGCACGCGCTCGCTGCTTGGTACCCAAGGTGTCGCGTACCTCCTGCTCTCGCTCTCCGTGGCCGGCTACCTCCTCGACCTGTATCTGGACGACGAGCGCGGGCGCACGCGGGAGACCGAGCGGGATACGGGGGTATCACTCCACCTGGTCGTCGTAGTCTTCAGCGCGGCTATCGTCCTATCCGCGACGGCCGCGATGACGGTCCCCGCGGGGCCACAGACCTTCGACATCGTCAGCGCCGAGACCGACTCGCCGGGTCCGCGCGTCATCGAGCAGGGGACCAACGAGTCGGTACCGTACACGACCGCCAACGGCGGGTTCGTCCCGGTCGTTCGGTACGTCGAGCCGGTCAGCGACGGGGTCGATGTCGAGCCGCGCGAGGCGGCGGTCGGGCCCCGCTCGTCGGTCAACGGGACGTTGACGCTGTCTGCCCCACCGGAGACGGGGTACTACCAGCACCACGTCGTCGAGCACCGCTATCTGCTGGTCCTCCCGCAGTCGACCATCCGGTCACTGTATCTGATTCACCCGTGGCTCCCCGTCGTCGTCATCGACGCGCTGCTGGGGGGCTCGTTTTATGCAGTGGGCGTAGCAGTGGGGAACTCCGGGCGGGTCCGCACACGGACCCGCGATGGACCGTCCCGGTTCGACCGTCTGCGGACGTGGCTCAGATAA
- a CDS encoding DUF7344 domain-containing protein codes for MSKAISGTGETPESAGVQSGQDRSELSRDDAFEMLSNRRRRFILHYLQDEDAAATLSDLAEQVAAWENETDIASISASERKTVYTSLQQFHLPKMDETGIVEFDQRAGEVHITDAAQDLDIYLEVVDEYDIPWSFYYIGFSAIGTILVTLSWLDIGPFAAIPYIGWTVFLLAALLVSSMSHYVLTRRNRLGTGESPPEVSDA; via the coding sequence ATGAGCAAAGCCATATCGGGGACGGGGGAGACCCCAGAGTCGGCCGGAGTACAGAGTGGTCAGGACAGAAGCGAGCTCTCGCGTGACGACGCGTTCGAGATGCTGAGCAACCGCCGGCGGCGGTTCATCCTGCACTACCTGCAGGACGAGGACGCGGCCGCGACGCTCTCGGATCTCGCCGAGCAGGTCGCCGCCTGGGAAAACGAGACGGACATCGCGAGCATCTCCGCCAGCGAGCGAAAGACTGTCTACACGTCCCTCCAGCAGTTTCACCTGCCCAAGATGGACGAGACGGGCATCGTCGAGTTCGACCAGCGGGCCGGCGAGGTTCACATTACCGACGCCGCTCAGGACCTCGACATCTATCTGGAGGTCGTCGATGAGTACGACATCCCGTGGAGCTTCTACTACATCGGCTTTAGCGCCATCGGAACGATTCTCGTGACGCTGTCGTGGCTCGATATCGGGCCCTTCGCCGCGATACCGTACATCGGATGGACGGTGTTCCTGCTCGCGGCGCTGCTGGTTTCCTCGATGTCTCACTACGTCCTCACGCGCCGGAACCGACTGGGAACAGGCGAATCCCCGCCGGAGGTGAGCGATGCGTAG
- a CDS encoding DUF1616 domain-containing protein, which yields MRSGAFLLCALVVTVGIAVGSGGFTSAQADRGVTVEVVGDGDAYMALDYPNETVERDGVVNETMSLQFVTVTNQFPENVTLTVNYTVQGEPGLSTSDDNETTLNVGESTDVSAPVTCPSAGDYDVSVEFGATADGPGIYAETSDDRTVEYEVSCE from the coding sequence ATGCGTAGCGGTGCCTTCCTCCTGTGTGCGCTCGTGGTCACCGTCGGCATCGCCGTCGGTAGCGGCGGGTTCACGTCAGCACAGGCCGACCGGGGTGTGACTGTCGAGGTCGTCGGCGACGGAGACGCCTACATGGCGCTCGATTACCCCAACGAGACGGTCGAGCGCGACGGCGTTGTCAACGAGACAATGTCGCTCCAGTTCGTCACTGTCACGAACCAGTTCCCCGAGAACGTCACGCTCACTGTCAACTACACCGTCCAAGGGGAGCCGGGCCTCTCGACCAGCGACGACAACGAGACGACGCTCAACGTCGGCGAGTCGACCGACGTGTCCGCCCCGGTGACGTGTCCCTCCGCGGGCGACTACGACGTCTCGGTTGAGTTCGGTGCCACGGCCGATGGGCCCGGAATCTACGCCGAGACGAGTGACGACCGGACCGTCGAGTACGAGGTCAGCTGCGAGTAA
- a CDS encoding thioredoxin family protein, which produces MTTETTVSIDSREQLDALLVDHERVLVMVRTAGCTICKSMAPILDGVARSTDATVVEFNPREDLDAVADFAVRSVPTFLLFVDGNLVDRRADGFVPTDDLAAFADGA; this is translated from the coding sequence ATGACGACCGAGACCACGGTATCTATCGACTCCCGCGAGCAACTTGACGCCCTGCTCGTCGACCACGAGCGGGTGCTGGTGATGGTCCGGACCGCCGGCTGTACCATCTGCAAGTCGATGGCGCCGATTCTGGACGGCGTCGCCCGGTCGACCGACGCAACCGTCGTCGAGTTCAACCCCCGCGAGGACCTCGACGCGGTCGCCGATTTCGCCGTCCGCAGCGTCCCCACCTTCCTGCTGTTCGTCGACGGCAACCTGGTCGACCGGCGGGCGGACGGCTTCGTCCCGACCGACGACCTCGCCGCGTTCGCCGACGGCGCGTAG
- a CDS encoding universal stress protein — MDMVVMGTHGRTGLDHYLMGSIAEKVVRRSPVPIVTVRLTAD, encoded by the coding sequence ATGGACATGGTCGTGATGGGGACCCACGGTCGGACCGGGCTGGACCACTACCTCATGGGCAGCATCGCGGAGAAGGTCGTCCGCCGGTCGCCGGTGCCAATCGTCACCGTCCGGCTGACAGCGGACTAA